From one Lolium rigidum isolate FL_2022 chromosome 4, APGP_CSIRO_Lrig_0.1, whole genome shotgun sequence genomic stretch:
- the LOC124650197 gene encoding protein GDAP2 homolog isoform X1, which yields MQHRSPPPAAASAAAAAMAPGVGGIEPAVTLDQVPRWSDPDQRLYAPNSSSAAAQATGGGSEPAASSFLSFSDPLTGDDAGGARGGSSRFPVDHETNSRIYLWRGHPWNLEVDAVVNSTNESLDEGHSSPGLHAAAGSGLTEECATLGGCRTGMAKMTNAYDLPARKVIHTVGPKYAVKYHTAAENALSHCYRSCLELLIENGLESIAMGCIYTEARNYPRELAAHVAIRTVRRFLEKQKGKIAGVVFCTTSSSDTEIYKRLLPLYFPRDKQEEEIAVSKLPADVGDENGETVIDERKIRIRPLPAGATDRTVATASLDLPLDSGLASKRGTFKLDSYLDPSFMSLIKDPDLRRKEQWEKSSQAQKGFNYSRLLGYGDIGFPPLSAAEEYSLHSRYLAKANSLNLSEIAEMKIIYLAGVDIEGRPVMVVVGAHFLLRCLDLERFVLHVVKEFEPLIQKPYTIAYLHSAASLQPQPDLGFMKRIQQILGRKHQRNLHGIYILHPTLGLRSAILAMQVLVDGEVWKKVVYVDRLVQLFRYVPREQLTIPDFVFQHDLEVNGDRGLIVDPRTKHIYHRPSG from the exons atgcagcaccgctcgccgccgccggccgcggccTCCGCCGCAGCGGCCGCCATGGCGCCCGGCGTGGGCGGCATCGAGCCGGCGGTCACGCTCGACCAGGTGCCGCGCTGGAGCGACCCGGACCAGCGCCTCTACGCGCCCAACTCCTCGTCCGCCGCCGCCCAAGCCACGGGCGGCGGATCCGAGCCCGCAGCGTCTTCCTTCCTCTCCTTCTCCGACCCGCTCACCGGCGATGACGCGGGCGGCGCCCGCGGCGGCTCCTCGCGCTTCCCCGTCGACCACGAGACAAACTCCAGGATCTACCTCTGGCGTGGACACCCCTGGAACCTGGAGGTCGACGCAGTCGTCAACTCCACCAACGAG AGCTTGGACGAGGGGCACAGCAGTCCTGGGCTGCACGCCGCAGCAGGCTCGGGGCTCACGGAGGAATGCGCCACCTTG GGCGGCTGCCGAACTGGGATGGCAAAGATGACCAATGCATATGATCTTCCTGCGAG GAAGGTCATCCATACGGTGGGACCGAAATATGCTGTCAAGTATCACACAGCTGCGGAGAATGCACTTAGTCACTGCTACCGGTCATGTTTGGAACTACTCATTGAGAATGGCCTTGAAAG CATCGCAATGGGTTGCATATACACGGAAGCTAGAAACTATCCTCGTGAACTAGCTGCCCATGTAGCAATAA GGACTGTTAGACGTTTTCTGGAGAAACAAAAAGGCAAGATAGCGGGTGTTGTTTTTTGTACTACATCATCATCTGATACTGAGATATACAAAAG ATTGCTCCCACTTTATTTTCCACGGGACAAGCAGGAGGAAGAAATTGCAGTATCGAAACTTCCAGCTGATGTTGGCGATGAGAATGGTGAAACTGTAATAGACGAAAGGAAAATAAGAATAAGACCTTTGCCTGCTGGTGCAACAGACAGAACAGTAGCTACAGCTTCACTTGACCTTCCACTTGATTCTGGGTTGGCATCGAAGAG GGGTACTTTCAAGTTGGATTCATATTTGGATCCTTCATTTATGTCACTAATTAAAGACCCGGATCTGCGACGCAAGGAGCAGTGGGAAAAATCTTCTCAAGCTCAAAAGGGATTTAATTACTCTAGGTTGCTTGGATATGGTGATATAGGTTTCCCTCCATTGTCTGCTGCTGAGGAATATTCACTTCATTCACGATACCTTGCTAAAGCAAATTCTCTTAATCTTTCAGAGATTGCTGAAATGAAAATAAT TTATCTCGCTGGAGTTGATATTGAAGGGCGCCCAGTTATggttgttgttggtgcacactttCTTCTTCGCTGCCTGGATCTTGAGCGATTTGTTCTACATGTAGTGAAG GAGTTTGAACCTTTGATTCAGAAGCCATATACAATTGCGTATCTCCATTCTGCAGCGTCATTGCAACC GCAACCAGATTTAGGATTCATGAAACGGATACAACAAATATTAGGCCGGAAACACCAGCGGAACCTTCAT GGAATATATATCCTTCACCCAACATTGGGGTTGAGATCAGCTATTCTGGCGATGCAAGTTTTGGTTGATGGAGAG GTCTGGAAGAAAGTTGTATATGTCGATAGGCTTGTGCAGCTGTTCAGATACGTGCCACGTGAACAATTAACCATTCCAGATTTTGTCTTTCA GCATGATCTGGAGGTGAATGGTGATAGGGGCCTGATTGTGGATCCAAGAacaaaacatatctaccatagacCATCTGGCTGA
- the LOC124650197 gene encoding protein GDAP2 homolog isoform X2, translating into MQHRSPPPAAASAAAAAMAPGVGGIEPAVTLDQVPRWSDPDQRLYAPNSSSAAAQATGGGSEPAASSFLSFSDPLTGDDAGGARGGSSRFPVDHETNSRIYLWRGHPWNLEVDAVVNSTNESLDEGHSSPGLHAAAGSGLTEECATLGGCRTGMAKMTNAYDLPARKVIHTVGPKYAVKYHTAAENALSHCYRSCLELLIENGLESIAMGCIYTEARNYPRELAAHVAIRTVRRFLEKQKGKIAGVVFCTTSSSDTEIYKRLLPLYFPRDKQEEEIAVSKLPADVGDENGETVIDERKIRIRPLPAGATDRTVATASLDLPLDSGLASKRGTFKLDSYLDPSFMSLIKDPDLRRKEQWEKSSQAQKGFNYSRLLGYGDIGFPPLSAAEEYSLHSRYLAKANSLNLSEIAEMKIIYLAGVDIEGRPVMVVVGAHFLLRCLDLERFVLHVVKEFEPLIQKPYTIAYLHSAASLQPEYISFTQHWG; encoded by the exons atgcagcaccgctcgccgccgccggccgcggccTCCGCCGCAGCGGCCGCCATGGCGCCCGGCGTGGGCGGCATCGAGCCGGCGGTCACGCTCGACCAGGTGCCGCGCTGGAGCGACCCGGACCAGCGCCTCTACGCGCCCAACTCCTCGTCCGCCGCCGCCCAAGCCACGGGCGGCGGATCCGAGCCCGCAGCGTCTTCCTTCCTCTCCTTCTCCGACCCGCTCACCGGCGATGACGCGGGCGGCGCCCGCGGCGGCTCCTCGCGCTTCCCCGTCGACCACGAGACAAACTCCAGGATCTACCTCTGGCGTGGACACCCCTGGAACCTGGAGGTCGACGCAGTCGTCAACTCCACCAACGAG AGCTTGGACGAGGGGCACAGCAGTCCTGGGCTGCACGCCGCAGCAGGCTCGGGGCTCACGGAGGAATGCGCCACCTTG GGCGGCTGCCGAACTGGGATGGCAAAGATGACCAATGCATATGATCTTCCTGCGAG GAAGGTCATCCATACGGTGGGACCGAAATATGCTGTCAAGTATCACACAGCTGCGGAGAATGCACTTAGTCACTGCTACCGGTCATGTTTGGAACTACTCATTGAGAATGGCCTTGAAAG CATCGCAATGGGTTGCATATACACGGAAGCTAGAAACTATCCTCGTGAACTAGCTGCCCATGTAGCAATAA GGACTGTTAGACGTTTTCTGGAGAAACAAAAAGGCAAGATAGCGGGTGTTGTTTTTTGTACTACATCATCATCTGATACTGAGATATACAAAAG ATTGCTCCCACTTTATTTTCCACGGGACAAGCAGGAGGAAGAAATTGCAGTATCGAAACTTCCAGCTGATGTTGGCGATGAGAATGGTGAAACTGTAATAGACGAAAGGAAAATAAGAATAAGACCTTTGCCTGCTGGTGCAACAGACAGAACAGTAGCTACAGCTTCACTTGACCTTCCACTTGATTCTGGGTTGGCATCGAAGAG GGGTACTTTCAAGTTGGATTCATATTTGGATCCTTCATTTATGTCACTAATTAAAGACCCGGATCTGCGACGCAAGGAGCAGTGGGAAAAATCTTCTCAAGCTCAAAAGGGATTTAATTACTCTAGGTTGCTTGGATATGGTGATATAGGTTTCCCTCCATTGTCTGCTGCTGAGGAATATTCACTTCATTCACGATACCTTGCTAAAGCAAATTCTCTTAATCTTTCAGAGATTGCTGAAATGAAAATAAT TTATCTCGCTGGAGTTGATATTGAAGGGCGCCCAGTTATggttgttgttggtgcacactttCTTCTTCGCTGCCTGGATCTTGAGCGATTTGTTCTACATGTAGTGAAG GAGTTTGAACCTTTGATTCAGAAGCCATATACAATTGCGTATCTCCATTCTGCAGCGTCATTGCAACC GGAATATATATCCTTCACCCAACATTGGGGTTGA